A single Phragmites australis chromosome 4, lpPhrAust1.1, whole genome shotgun sequence DNA region contains:
- the LOC133916199 gene encoding uncharacterized protein LOC133916199 isoform X1, giving the protein MFMFLVGRACGVTIERRSNYTANIIASAGSIFGRLFPFSSDNPVYISPLQEEKMNTLRCRLQIPFDGSRIEHQDALRQLWHLAYPTREVPPLKSELWREMGWQGTDPVTDFRSGGFISLENLIFFARNYPNPFQMLLNKVQGQRADWEYPFAVAGINISFMLVQMLDLQSTVPSSKSGIRFLELLGRDENAFDHLYCVAFRLLDAQWLVRRASYMEFNEVLKSTRTQLERELVLEDVLAVKDLPSYAMLDK; this is encoded by the exons ATGTTTATGTTCCTAGTAGGCAGGGCTTGTGGGGTGACTATAGAAAGAAGGAGCAACTACACTG CAAATATTATTGCAAGCGCAGGATCAATTTTTGGTAGATTATTCCCCTTCTCATCGGATAATCCAGTATATATTAGCCCTTTGCAG GAAGAAAAGATGAATACATTGAGATGCAGATTGCAAATCCCTTTTGATGGCTCCCGTATTGAACATCAA GATGCCTTGAGACAACTCTGGCATTTGGCTTACCCCACTCGCGAGGTTCCTCCCCTGAAATCAGAATTGTGGAGGGAGATGGGTTGGCAAGGCACTGATCCAGTTACTGAtttcag GAGCGGTGGATTCATATCTTTGGAGAACCTCATCTTCTTCGCTAGGAATTACCCT AATCCCTTTCAGATGCTTCTGAACAAAGTGCAAGGGCAGAGAGCAGATTGGGAGTACCCTTTTGCAGTTGCTGGTATCAACATTTCCTTCATGCTGGTCCAGATGTTGGATCTACAGTCAA CTGTTCCATCTTCAAAATCTGGAATTCGTTTCCTTGAACTGCTTGGAAGAGATGAGAATGCGTTTGATCACCTGTATTGTGTGGCCTTTCGGCTGCTTGATGCGCAATGGCTTGTGAGACGTGCCTCTTATATGGAATTCAAT GAGGTCTTGAAATCTACAAGAACTCAATTGGAGCGTGAATTAGTTTTAGAGGATGTACTGGCGGTGAAGGACCTGCCGTCGTACGCTATGCTAGACAAGTGA
- the LOC133916199 gene encoding uncharacterized protein LOC133916199 isoform X2 has protein sequence MFLVGRACGVTIERRSNYTANIIASAGSIFGRLFPFSSDNPVYISPLQEEKMNTLRCRLQIPFDGSRIEHQDALRQLWHLAYPTREVPPLKSELWREMGWQGTDPVTDFRSGGFISLENLIFFARNYPNPFQMLLNKVQGQRADWEYPFAVAGINISFMLVQMLDLQSTVPSSKSGIRFLELLGRDENAFDHLYCVAFRLLDAQWLVRRASYMEFNEVLKSTRTQLERELVLEDVLAVKDLPSYAMLDK, from the exons A TGTTCCTAGTAGGCAGGGCTTGTGGGGTGACTATAGAAAGAAGGAGCAACTACACTG CAAATATTATTGCAAGCGCAGGATCAATTTTTGGTAGATTATTCCCCTTCTCATCGGATAATCCAGTATATATTAGCCCTTTGCAG GAAGAAAAGATGAATACATTGAGATGCAGATTGCAAATCCCTTTTGATGGCTCCCGTATTGAACATCAA GATGCCTTGAGACAACTCTGGCATTTGGCTTACCCCACTCGCGAGGTTCCTCCCCTGAAATCAGAATTGTGGAGGGAGATGGGTTGGCAAGGCACTGATCCAGTTACTGAtttcag GAGCGGTGGATTCATATCTTTGGAGAACCTCATCTTCTTCGCTAGGAATTACCCT AATCCCTTTCAGATGCTTCTGAACAAAGTGCAAGGGCAGAGAGCAGATTGGGAGTACCCTTTTGCAGTTGCTGGTATCAACATTTCCTTCATGCTGGTCCAGATGTTGGATCTACAGTCAA CTGTTCCATCTTCAAAATCTGGAATTCGTTTCCTTGAACTGCTTGGAAGAGATGAGAATGCGTTTGATCACCTGTATTGTGTGGCCTTTCGGCTGCTTGATGCGCAATGGCTTGTGAGACGTGCCTCTTATATGGAATTCAAT GAGGTCTTGAAATCTACAAGAACTCAATTGGAGCGTGAATTAGTTTTAGAGGATGTACTGGCGGTGAAGGACCTGCCGTCGTACGCTATGCTAGACAAGTGA